AATGCTTTTGCAGCTTCTTCTACTTTTTTAGGACAATTAGCATATATATTCATAGTTTTTTCTATAGCACTTTTCTCTAATTCATCAAGTGTCTGTGGTACATATACTTCCTCTTGACTATCTACTCCTCTAAATTTACTCGGCAAATCCTCTATATCTATTTTATCTTTTTTGCACATATTTATAGCATATTCTAGTACATTCTCAAGTTCTCTTACATTTCCTTCCCATGCATGTTTTTTCAAACTCATTTTAGCTCTATCGCTTATTTTAGTTATTTGTTTATCTAGTTTATCATTGAATTTTTTCAATCCAAAATCTATGAGTTCATCTAAATCATCAGGTCTCATCCTAAGTGGTGGTATTTTTATTGGTATTACATTCAATCTATAGTACAAATCACTTCTAAATGCACCTTCTGCTACCTGCTTTTCTAAATCTCTATTAGTTGCTGCTATTATTCTTATATCTATAGGGATACTAGACGTTCCTCCTATTTTTTCTATAGTCTTTTCTTGCAACACCCTTAGAAGTTTTGTCTGTAAGTGAAGAGGCATATCTCCGATTTCATCTAGAAATAATGTTCCCTTACGTGCTAATTCAAATTTTCCTGCCTTCCCGCTCTTTTTGGCACCTGTAAATGCACCCGATTCATATCCAAACAATTCACTTTCTAATAGTTGTTCTGGAATAGCTGCACAATTTATTGCTATAAATGGTCTCTGCGCTCTATGACTGTGAAAATGTATTGCTCTAGCAAATAGTTCTTTACCTGTACCGCTCTCTCCTTGTATAAGCACTGTAGAATTCGATTTGGCAGCTTGAATAGCCTTATCCTTTACCTTAGTCATACATGTGCTCTGGCCTTTTATATCATCAATTCTAGTAATTAATGTGCCTGTACTTATGTTGTTTACCATATTTAGCATATCTTTTGTATTCGTTATAGTCACCAATACTCCAAGTTTTTTCTCTTTCTGACAAATAGATTTTGCCTCGTAATATCCTCTAAAAACTTTATCACCATAATCATATTCAAAAGCTTTTTTCTCTGTATAATTTGTCTTCTTCACAATTTCTTCTATGTCTAAATCTTTAAAGAAAGATTTCATATTGCTACGTTCAGCAACAGCTTCATCTACATGCAATAATTTCACGAACTTATTGTTATAATGTAGTACCTTTCCCTCATAATCAAATGCTATTATACCGTCCTCTACAGAGTTCAACACAGCTTCTAGCTCTTTCAGCAATATTTTGTTGAC
Above is a genomic segment from Tissierellales bacterium containing:
- a CDS encoding sigma 54-interacting transcriptional regulator; the protein is MQLKELYEDVQNISEAISSVIKVDVTIIDHNLERIAGTGRYKEKIGESVGIKSAFGYALKKAKAYIIEDPGKNFVCDECEKRGHCTEFAEVCCPILIENEAIGVIGLIAFDENQKERICYNQRNLMYFLKKMADLISSKYLELKQSEVNKILLKELEAVLNSVEDGIIAFDYEGKVLHYNNKFVKLLHVDEAVAERSNMKSFFKDLDIEEIVKKTNYTEKKAFEYDYGDKVFRGYYEAKSICQKEKKLGVLVTITNTKDMLNMVNNISTGTLITRIDDIKGQSTCMTKVKDKAIQAAKSNSTVLIQGESGTGKELFARAIHFHSHRAQRPFIAINCAAIPEQLLESELFGYESGAFTGAKKSGKAGKFELARKGTLFLDEIGDMPLHLQTKLLRVLQEKTIEKIGGTSSIPIDIRIIAATNRDLEKQVAEGAFRSDLYYRLNVIPIKIPPLRMRPDDLDELIDFGLKKFNDKLDKQITKISDRAKMSLKKHAWEGNVRELENVLEYAINMCKKDKIDIEDLPSKFRGVDSQEEVYVPQTLDELEKSAIEKTMNIYANCPKKVEEAAKALGISRATLYRKLKKYKMIENEESHIETKKEQKEEEMIEIISY